A single genomic interval of Fructobacillus americanaquae harbors:
- a CDS encoding cupredoxin domain-containing protein — protein sequence MAEKVEQTVTVDGQYQPNVVTFQKGDQATLTFKRVSESGCLDTVQSHDFGFQSKLPLNEEISFTIPTDQTGKFEFACGMNMVKGKVIVQ from the coding sequence ATGGCAGAAAAAGTAGAACAAACAGTCACAGTTGACGGACAATACCAACCAAACGTGGTAACTTTCCAAAAAGGAGATCAAGCAACCTTAACTTTTAAGCGCGTTAGCGAAAGTGGTTGTTTAGACACTGTTCAGTCACATGATTTTGGCTTCCAATCAAAGTTGCCATTAAACGAAGAAATCAGTTTTACCATTCCAACTGACCAAACCGGCAAATTTGAATTTGCTTGTGGCATGAACATGGTCAAGGGGAAGGTTATTGTGCAATAA
- a CDS encoding TetR/AcrR family transcriptional regulator: MEKETRTRKRGLALEQTIYAVALRLFDQKGIDAVTFKNVAHYAKTSRSVLYRRWDSPSALLVDAVHHWAHENSGFSEDLDTQSFPDTGSLRGDLIENARQIEGLHERINQYLIKFTLYQAVNGETINDDLLKKAEEGAVELGTLLATRAINRGELKVIPSKEVLMLLGNIRRYYSFIATQQAPDPEELIDQIVLPAWLANQQ, translated from the coding sequence ATGGAAAAAGAAACGCGAACAAGAAAACGTGGGTTAGCCCTCGAGCAGACAATTTACGCAGTGGCACTACGTCTCTTTGATCAAAAGGGCATTGATGCAGTCACTTTTAAAAATGTTGCGCATTACGCCAAAACATCCCGCAGTGTCTTGTATCGCCGTTGGGACTCACCATCTGCCCTCTTAGTGGATGCCGTCCACCATTGGGCACACGAAAATTCTGGATTTTCAGAGGATTTGGATACGCAATCCTTTCCCGATACTGGTAGCCTTCGTGGCGACCTGATTGAAAACGCCAGGCAAATCGAAGGCCTGCATGAACGAATCAACCAATATTTAATTAAATTTACACTTTACCAAGCCGTCAACGGTGAAACTATCAATGATGACCTTTTGAAAAAAGCGGAGGAAGGTGCCGTCGAACTCGGAACTTTGTTGGCTACTAGGGCCATCAATCGTGGTGAATTAAAGGTGATTCCCAGCAAAGAAGTCTTAATGCTCTTGGGTAATATTCGGCGCTACTACTCTTTTATCGCTACCCAGCAAGCGCCCGACCCCGAAGAATTAATTGACCAAATTGTCTTACCAGCTTGGTTAGCCAACCAGCAGTAA
- the lepA gene encoding translation elongation factor 4, whose product MNLKLIRNFAIISHIDHGKSTLSDRLMEKTKTVSDREMMPHLLDSMEVEQAHGVTVKSRTVQNTYRANDGQDYQLNLIDTPGHVDFNYEVKKSLSAIDGVILLVDATQGVQAQTVANWRLAHELGLPILPVLNKIDAASAQIDESEEQIRQLDPALAERKIYHISAKTGLGIADLLEAIVHELPAPVGDENSPLKALVFDSEYDAFQGVIAQVRVIDGTLKKGAALQLMANGQKLLAKEVGIYQPNRLPVNELTIGEVGYVVTGIKDPKQVTVGDTLTSQNQPTKTALPGYQQSQPVVYAGIYPVDDYNALQEALQKLALNDTSLVLRDEQSEAMGPGFRAGFLGIFHLQIIKERLETEFGIEVVVTAPNVSYRVQVAQKGQDIQTVTVTNPTKFPDFDQILTVEEPVVKATIMTPSDSVNQLMKLADDYRGVFMDMGNQGDYVRLVYQMPLSEIAYDFFNQLKSLSHGYASFSTEAIGYQEADLVKVDVQVNYAQVDALAFVTHRSRVAEQTQQLVHELKMTIPRCLYPMPVQALVEGRVVARVDVPPLRKNAAVNGQARSISKKQALLRRQSANKRQAAQSDIELPQAVFNALLSLK is encoded by the coding sequence ATGAACCTTAAATTAATTCGTAATTTTGCGATTATTTCCCACATTGACCATGGTAAGTCCACGCTATCGGATCGGTTAATGGAGAAAACCAAGACGGTTTCGGACCGGGAAATGATGCCCCATTTATTAGATAGCATGGAAGTCGAGCAAGCACATGGCGTGACGGTCAAGTCACGGACGGTGCAAAATACTTATCGGGCCAATGACGGCCAAGATTATCAATTAAATCTGATTGATACACCGGGTCATGTTGATTTTAACTATGAAGTCAAAAAAAGTTTATCAGCAATCGATGGGGTTATCCTCTTAGTTGATGCAACCCAGGGCGTGCAAGCACAAACGGTTGCGAACTGGCGGTTAGCCCATGAATTGGGACTGCCGATTTTACCGGTCTTAAATAAAATTGATGCTGCGAGTGCTCAAATTGATGAAAGCGAAGAGCAAATCAGACAGTTGGACCCAGCTTTGGCCGAGCGAAAGATTTACCATATTTCAGCCAAGACGGGCTTGGGAATAGCGGACCTTTTGGAGGCGATTGTTCATGAATTGCCGGCGCCGGTCGGTGATGAAAACAGTCCCCTCAAGGCCCTCGTCTTTGATTCCGAATATGATGCCTTTCAAGGGGTGATTGCCCAGGTCCGAGTAATCGATGGCACCCTGAAAAAGGGTGCCGCACTTCAATTGATGGCCAATGGTCAAAAGCTGTTGGCCAAAGAAGTTGGTATTTATCAGCCAAATCGATTGCCTGTCAACGAATTAACCATTGGAGAAGTCGGCTATGTCGTGACCGGGATTAAAGATCCCAAGCAGGTGACTGTTGGGGATACGTTGACGAGCCAAAACCAACCAACTAAAACGGCCTTGCCTGGTTACCAGCAGAGTCAGCCGGTTGTTTATGCCGGCATTTATCCAGTTGACGACTACAATGCCTTGCAGGAGGCGCTGCAAAAATTAGCTTTGAATGATACCTCCCTTGTATTAAGGGATGAGCAATCCGAAGCGATGGGCCCGGGCTTTCGTGCTGGGTTCTTAGGGATTTTTCACCTACAAATCATTAAAGAGCGCCTCGAAACGGAGTTTGGGATTGAGGTTGTCGTCACGGCCCCAAACGTTTCTTACCGAGTTCAAGTGGCACAAAAGGGCCAAGACATTCAGACGGTGACAGTGACCAATCCAACCAAGTTTCCTGATTTTGACCAAATTTTAACCGTTGAGGAGCCGGTGGTCAAGGCAACCATCATGACGCCAAGCGATTCGGTTAACCAATTAATGAAATTAGCGGATGATTATCGGGGTGTGTTTATGGATATGGGCAACCAGGGCGATTACGTCCGCTTGGTCTATCAAATGCCTTTGTCCGAAATTGCCTACGATTTCTTCAACCAATTAAAATCGTTGTCACATGGTTATGCTTCGTTTAGTACGGAAGCCATTGGCTATCAGGAAGCTGATTTGGTCAAGGTGGACGTGCAGGTTAACTATGCCCAGGTCGATGCGCTAGCCTTTGTGACCCATCGCTCACGGGTGGCCGAGCAGACGCAACAATTGGTCCACGAATTGAAAATGACGATTCCAAGGTGCCTTTATCCGATGCCGGTTCAGGCGTTGGTGGAGGGCCGGGTGGTTGCCCGTGTTGATGTACCACCTCTGCGTAAAAATGCTGCGGTCAATGGTCAGGCACGGAGCATCTCGAAGAAGCAGGCGCTGCTTCGTCGTCAAAGTGCGAACAAGCGTCAGGCGGCTCAGTCCGATATTGAATTACCACAAGCCGTTTTTAATGCTTTACTTTCACTAAAATAA
- a CDS encoding MFS transporter yields MIIVAGLNFWKVPDIPDLNKSARIDAFGIALLGLGSAAVIYGLSRAGDLASFNNADTRLYVTAGLLAFVVYWIWGRYKKDQAVLPLALFKSPVYSATTINLVLAGMVTNGPMLILPLYFQQGRSMSVLETGLWLLPQGIGMLLIRPILLKLLDRVGVRYVVWFALSLALIGTIPFGWINASTNMGIVSAVLFVRGLGVGGVIMPLMTTILLGMEKELIPQANIGARIFQNVGGAFGSALVATVVAAYVSTHRVLGANIVAYQHAFWWSMAITVVMFIPAIFLPKQVEPKG; encoded by the coding sequence ATGATTATTGTAGCCGGTTTGAATTTTTGGAAGGTGCCGGATATTCCGGATCTGAATAAATCAGCCCGCATCGATGCCTTCGGTATTGCCTTGCTGGGCTTGGGTTCAGCTGCCGTTATTTATGGCCTTTCCCGTGCAGGCGATTTAGCCAGCTTTAACAATGCTGATACCCGTCTCTATGTGACTGCTGGTTTGTTGGCCTTTGTTGTCTACTGGATTTGGGGCCGGTACAAAAAGGATCAGGCGGTCTTACCACTTGCTTTGTTTAAGTCACCGGTTTATTCAGCGACGACGATTAACTTGGTCTTGGCTGGGATGGTCACCAATGGACCGATGCTGATTTTGCCACTGTACTTCCAGCAGGGGCGGTCGATGTCTGTTTTGGAAACGGGCCTTTGGCTGCTTCCCCAAGGGATTGGGATGTTGTTGATTCGTCCAATTTTATTGAAATTACTCGATCGCGTTGGTGTCCGTTATGTAGTTTGGTTTGCGCTTTCATTGGCACTAATTGGGACAATTCCGTTTGGCTGGATTAACGCTAGCACGAATATGGGGATTGTTAGTGCCGTGCTTTTTGTTCGTGGTCTTGGGGTCGGTGGCGTGATTATGCCGCTGATGACGACGATTCTCTTGGGTATGGAAAAGGAATTGATTCCGCAAGCTAACATTGGCGCACGGATTTTCCAAAACGTTGGTGGCGCCTTCGGTTCAGCATTGGTAGCGACTGTCGTTGCTGCCTATGTTTCAACACACCGGGTCCTTGGTGCTAACATTGTTGCTTATCAACACGCCTTTTGGTGGTCGATGGCCATTACCGTTGTGATGTTTATTCCAGCAATCTTTTTGCCAAAGCAAGTTGAGCCAAAGGGTTAA
- the alsS gene encoding acetolactate synthase AlsS, with amino-acid sequence MKKHGADIVTDSLVNHGVDLVFGIPGAKIDRLFETLEHPQPGQRVPKLIVTRHEQNAAFMAQAFSRITGKTGVVIATSGPGVGNLVTGLMTANAESDSVLAIGGQVPRRDLYRLTHQSTNSAALFQSVTRFSSEIQDPNNISEIIANAFAAANGMKRGAAFVSLPQDVDDVEVTRPALPVVNQPRQGAAALTDLDWLAEQIKAAKLPVLLVGARGSDDDTVAALHTLLKQTPLPVVETFQGAGVISRELEAQSYFGRVGLFRNQTGDKLLKQSDLVVTVGYDAIEYEPRNWNKENDLKIVAMDVAPVQIDNNFVPTRQLVGNLAQSLTLLTEKVAGYRVPAESQGTLQELKADLKASDEPSYTPAQANLNHPLNVIKALQKHVTDDMTVSTDIGSHYIWMARHFKSYVARHFLTSNGMQTLGVGLPWAMAAAMVRPNAKSVSVSGDGGFFFSAMELETAVRLQLNTVHIVWNDNAHYDMVKFQEEMKYDGQAAGVDFGNIDIVKYAEAFGAKGLRVETPADLDAVLTEAFATEGPVVVDVPVDYSHNFELGSQLIESEG; translated from the coding sequence ATGAAAAAACATGGTGCTGACATTGTCACAGATTCCCTGGTGAATCACGGAGTTGATCTCGTTTTTGGAATTCCAGGAGCGAAGATTGACCGTTTATTCGAGACACTGGAGCACCCACAACCAGGACAGCGGGTACCAAAGTTGATCGTGACTCGTCATGAACAAAATGCTGCCTTTATGGCCCAGGCATTTTCGCGGATTACCGGTAAGACTGGGGTTGTGATTGCCACTTCTGGTCCTGGAGTTGGAAACTTGGTAACGGGCTTGATGACTGCTAATGCAGAAAGTGATTCAGTTTTGGCCATCGGTGGTCAGGTTCCTCGTCGTGACTTGTATCGGTTGACGCACCAATCGACGAATTCGGCCGCTTTGTTTCAAAGCGTGACCCGGTTTAGTTCTGAGATTCAAGATCCAAACAATATTTCTGAGATTATCGCTAATGCCTTTGCGGCAGCGAACGGAATGAAGCGGGGAGCAGCCTTTGTTTCTTTGCCACAGGATGTCGATGATGTTGAAGTGACCAGACCTGCATTGCCAGTTGTCAACCAACCACGCCAGGGGGCAGCGGCCTTAACTGATTTAGACTGGTTGGCTGAACAAATTAAGGCGGCCAAGTTGCCCGTCTTGCTTGTTGGTGCCCGTGGCTCAGACGACGATACAGTGGCGGCTTTGCACACATTATTGAAGCAAACGCCTTTGCCTGTCGTTGAAACCTTTCAGGGCGCTGGTGTGATTTCCCGTGAACTGGAGGCCCAATCATACTTCGGTCGGGTTGGTCTCTTCCGTAACCAGACAGGGGACAAGTTGCTCAAGCAATCTGATCTGGTTGTGACGGTTGGCTACGATGCCATCGAGTACGAACCACGCAATTGGAACAAGGAAAACGATTTGAAGATTGTCGCAATGGATGTTGCGCCAGTTCAAATTGACAACAACTTTGTACCAACGCGCCAATTAGTTGGTAATTTGGCTCAATCATTGACGCTCTTGACGGAGAAGGTGGCGGGTTATCGGGTGCCGGCTGAAAGTCAGGGCACTTTGCAAGAGTTAAAGGCTGATTTGAAGGCGTCAGATGAACCATCATACACGCCGGCACAAGCTAACTTGAACCATCCACTGAATGTCATCAAGGCTTTGCAAAAGCACGTGACCGATGACATGACGGTTTCGACTGATATTGGCTCACATTATATTTGGATGGCCCGTCACTTTAAGTCATACGTCGCTCGTCACTTCTTGACGTCTAATGGTATGCAGACACTTGGGGTCGGCCTTCCTTGGGCAATGGCGGCTGCGATGGTTCGTCCGAATGCCAAATCAGTTTCCGTGTCTGGCGATGGTGGCTTCTTCTTCTCCGCAATGGAATTGGAGACGGCTGTCCGCTTGCAGTTGAACACGGTGCATATTGTTTGGAACGATAATGCTCATTACGACATGGTGAAGTTCCAAGAAGAAATGAAGTATGATGGCCAAGCCGCCGGTGTTGACTTTGGTAACATTGATATCGTGAAGTATGCCGAAGCCTTTGGCGCTAAGGGATTGCGGGTTGAAACGCCAGCTGACCTTGATGCCGTTTTGACAGAAGCTTTTGCAACAGAAGGACCGGTTGTTGTTGATGTCCCAGTTGATTATTCACACAATTTTGAATTAGGATCTCAGTTGATTGAATCTGAGGGCTAA
- a CDS encoding 2,3-butanediol dehydrogenase yields the protein MKAAVWHGAKDIRIEEVDLKPLASDEVTIKVAYAGICGSDLHEYQEGPVLIPTTFPDPLTNEAAPIVLGHEFSGVVEAVGPDVYDFQVGDHVAVNPAITKRESSDDVDVYDGYSFIGLSKDGGLAPYANVSFQNLYHLPQTFSLKSAAVMEPAAVAVQAVKEADLAFGQTVVIFGAGPIGVLLAEVARAAGASRIVVVDLAEVRLQKALEMGATDTVNASQVVDVEQKIAQILPDGADASFEVAGVQETFDQAVAVTKPRGFVVVVSIFSQPIRLDIRKLMNAGVRIATSIAYSRQTFQQTVDLVTNGQLKVEPLITSEIRLADFLKKGLLPLIDNPSEEKILVNLTKSK from the coding sequence ATGAAGGCAGCTGTTTGGCATGGAGCCAAAGATATCAGAATTGAAGAAGTGGATCTTAAACCACTGGCCAGCGATGAAGTAACGATTAAGGTGGCTTATGCTGGGATTTGTGGCAGTGATCTTCATGAATACCAAGAAGGGCCAGTCTTAATTCCAACGACTTTCCCTGATCCATTGACAAATGAAGCGGCACCGATTGTTCTGGGTCATGAATTTTCAGGAGTGGTTGAAGCTGTTGGACCCGATGTTTACGATTTTCAGGTGGGCGATCACGTGGCGGTCAATCCTGCCATTACCAAGCGAGAATCCTCTGACGACGTCGATGTTTATGATGGTTATAGCTTTATTGGATTGAGTAAGGATGGTGGTCTAGCGCCCTATGCGAACGTTTCGTTTCAAAACCTTTATCATTTGCCACAGACCTTTTCGTTAAAATCAGCCGCAGTAATGGAACCAGCAGCTGTTGCCGTTCAAGCAGTCAAGGAAGCGGACCTGGCTTTTGGTCAGACTGTGGTCATTTTTGGTGCTGGTCCAATTGGTGTTTTGTTAGCAGAGGTCGCTCGTGCCGCAGGTGCTTCACGGATTGTTGTTGTTGACCTGGCAGAAGTTCGTCTGCAAAAGGCTCTTGAAATGGGGGCGACTGACACGGTCAATGCGAGTCAAGTTGTGGATGTTGAACAAAAAATTGCTCAGATTTTGCCAGACGGAGCGGATGCATCTTTTGAGGTGGCGGGCGTTCAGGAAACCTTTGACCAAGCAGTTGCTGTAACGAAACCGCGTGGCTTTGTTGTGGTGGTTTCGATTTTTTCGCAGCCAATTCGTTTAGATATCCGTAAGCTCATGAATGCGGGTGTGCGGATTGCGACTTCCATTGCTTATTCACGCCAAACTTTTCAACAAACGGTTGATTTAGTAACCAATGGCCAACTCAAGGTCGAACCGCTAATTACTTCTGAAATTCGCTTAGCTGATTTTTTGAAGAAGGGGTTATTACCGTTAATCGATAATCCATCTGAAGAAAAAATCTTGGTGAACTTAACCAAAAGCAAATAA
- a CDS encoding DUF2798 domain-containing protein, translating into MPRNFKEELIFMLMMAGLMVLGMSIYNIYLAQGLTDGFWHEVIVGYPIALIVAMVCDGFLVGPLAKMLAFKHIVPRFKATDGLQIPLTISTLMVLGMVTCMSLFGVLINGHSLSAYPKAWLFNLLLALPMQILVVGPIARAVLSKVQGAVAPAKN; encoded by the coding sequence ATGCCACGTAATTTTAAAGAAGAACTAATTTTCATGTTGATGATGGCCGGCCTGATGGTCTTGGGTATGTCCATTTACAATATTTACCTCGCTCAGGGACTAACGGATGGTTTCTGGCACGAAGTCATCGTCGGCTACCCTATCGCTTTAATCGTCGCCATGGTTTGCGACGGTTTCCTCGTCGGTCCCTTGGCTAAGATGCTAGCTTTCAAGCACATCGTCCCCCGCTTCAAAGCAACTGATGGCCTTCAAATTCCTCTGACCATTTCCACGCTGATGGTTTTGGGCATGGTTACTTGCATGTCCCTCTTCGGTGTTTTAATCAACGGTCACTCACTGTCCGCCTATCCAAAGGCTTGGCTTTTCAACCTGCTTTTGGCCTTACCAATGCAAATTTTAGTGGTTGGCCCAATCGCCCGCGCTGTTTTATCAAAGGTCCAAGGAGCTGTTGCACCAGCTAAAAACTAA
- a CDS encoding cupredoxin domain-containing protein, giving the protein MDKILVMVAGLAAIAFIIWWFFGQHKVESAEATLDENQQMIDIQVDGGYSPEHIVLKQGVPATLNFTRTDPSGCLDHVVFADFGINQELPQGQKVSLKINTDQPGQYQWACGMDMFHGQVTVE; this is encoded by the coding sequence ATGGACAAAATTTTGGTTATGGTGGCTGGCCTAGCGGCAATCGCCTTTATTATTTGGTGGTTCTTTGGTCAACATAAAGTTGAGAGTGCAGAAGCGACTCTTGATGAAAACCAGCAAATGATTGACATTCAAGTCGACGGTGGCTATTCACCTGAGCATATTGTCTTGAAGCAGGGCGTACCAGCAACCTTGAATTTCACTCGCACCGATCCTTCTGGATGTTTGGATCACGTGGTATTTGCTGATTTTGGCATTAATCAGGAGTTGCCGCAGGGACAAAAAGTGTCGTTGAAAATCAATACCGATCAACCAGGTCAATACCAATGGGCTTGTGGCATGGATATGTTCCATGGCCAGGTAACTGTTGAATAG
- a CDS encoding CopY/TcrY family copper transport repressor: MIINITDTEQTVMRIIWTKKRATGREIVEEAQLSHDWSASTIKTLIRRLTDKDMIAVDKSEKVFTYVPVVAENEATDYNANRFFDSVCDAYKGTLLTALIKEEPLSKTDIQNIRAILDEREASAPDQVACHCLHEDDDSCAMVHH; the protein is encoded by the coding sequence ATTATCATTAACATCACTGATACCGAACAAACGGTTATGCGGATTATTTGGACGAAGAAACGGGCAACGGGTCGTGAAATTGTTGAGGAAGCCCAGTTATCGCATGACTGGTCAGCTTCAACCATTAAAACGTTAATTCGGCGTTTGACGGATAAAGACATGATTGCAGTCGACAAATCAGAAAAGGTCTTTACCTACGTACCAGTTGTGGCTGAAAACGAGGCAACCGACTATAACGCGAACCGGTTCTTCGATTCCGTTTGTGATGCCTATAAGGGGACGCTCTTAACGGCACTCATCAAAGAAGAACCATTGAGCAAAACGGATATTCAAAATATCCGGGCGATTTTAGATGAACGTGAAGCGAGTGCTCCAGACCAGGTCGCTTGTCATTGTCTTCATGAAGATGATGATTCTTGCGCAATGGTACACCATTAA
- a CDS encoding MFS transporter: MEMKKIRNVALILAFGLLAPMLDTTMTNIAINDIGRDLHTTLSNVQWIITAYVLSTSIAVPFSGWLTQRFNGKYVFLAAQIFFGLSSVGAALSHDINALILYRVVQGCAAGLIIPLVTTMLVNIASREHLQKLMMVVMLPIMVGPIFGPIIGGLVVEYGNWQWIF; encoded by the coding sequence ATGGAAATGAAAAAAATACGCAATGTTGCGCTAATTTTGGCTTTTGGCCTTTTGGCGCCCATGCTTGATACGACCATGACCAATATCGCCATTAATGATATCGGTCGTGATTTGCATACCACGCTATCGAACGTGCAGTGGATTATTACGGCCTATGTATTGTCCACGAGTATTGCTGTGCCGTTTTCGGGCTGGTTAACGCAGCGCTTTAATGGAAAATACGTTTTTTTAGCAGCACAGATTTTCTTTGGTTTATCATCGGTGGGGGCGGCGTTGAGTCATGATATCAATGCTTTGATTCTGTACCGAGTCGTCCAAGGTTGTGCGGCCGGCTTGATCATTCCGTTGGTCACAACGATGCTGGTCAATATTGCGTCACGTGAACATTTGCAAAAGCTGATGATGGTGGTCATGCTGCCCATTATGGTTGGTCCCATTTTCGGTCCAATTATTGGGGGCCTTGTTGTTGAATATGGTAATTGGCAATGGATTTTTTAG
- a CDS encoding 2,3-butanediol dehydrogenase has protein sequence MKAAIWHGKNDVRVEETDLSEPKKNEVRVKVAYAGICGSDLHEYLEGPVFIPTEFPDPLTGGQAPITMGHEFSGQIDQLGENVHDFQIGDHVSVNPTITKGVLPDNVDVYDGYSFIGLSTDGGFAGYVNVPVENLYPLPNDFFLKLAAVIEPTAVAVQAIKEAHLTFGQTVVIFGAGPIGAMVTAAAKAAGATKIVVVDLSTIRLQKALKMGATDIINPSEVSDVVAAVRQILPEGADTSFEIAGVQVTFDQAIKTTKARGYMVVVSIYAHAIQFNPMALTNSGVNLTSTIAYSRQTFQQTVDLVTSGQINVAPIITSEIKLDDIITDGFDVLTTDQSQAKILINLTQEK, from the coding sequence ATGAAAGCAGCTATTTGGCACGGTAAAAATGATGTACGGGTTGAGGAAACTGATTTATCAGAGCCTAAAAAAAATGAAGTCCGGGTCAAGGTGGCCTATGCTGGTATTTGCGGTAGCGACCTGCATGAATATCTAGAGGGGCCGGTTTTTATTCCGACGGAGTTTCCTGACCCCTTAACTGGAGGGCAGGCACCTATCACAATGGGGCACGAGTTTTCTGGTCAAATCGATCAGCTTGGTGAAAACGTCCATGATTTCCAAATTGGCGACCATGTGTCCGTTAACCCAACGATTACCAAGGGTGTGCTACCCGATAATGTGGATGTCTACGATGGTTATAGCTTTATCGGACTGAGCACGGATGGTGGTTTTGCTGGTTACGTCAATGTCCCGGTTGAAAACTTGTATCCATTACCGAATGATTTTTTCTTGAAATTAGCAGCGGTCATTGAGCCAACTGCGGTTGCTGTGCAAGCGATTAAGGAAGCCCATCTCACCTTTGGACAAACCGTTGTGATTTTTGGTGCTGGTCCAATTGGCGCGATGGTCACAGCTGCTGCGAAAGCGGCCGGTGCAACCAAAATTGTCGTTGTTGATTTATCGACCATTCGGTTGCAAAAAGCACTTAAAATGGGTGCTACGGATATTATTAATCCAAGTGAGGTCAGCGATGTCGTGGCGGCGGTCCGTCAGATACTACCGGAGGGGGCAGACACTAGTTTTGAAATTGCTGGTGTGCAAGTAACTTTTGATCAAGCCATCAAAACGACAAAAGCGCGTGGTTATATGGTCGTGGTTTCCATTTATGCTCATGCTATCCAATTTAATCCAATGGCGTTAACGAATAGTGGGGTCAATTTAACTTCGACGATTGCCTATTCACGGCAAACTTTTCAGCAGACGGTGGACCTGGTAACAAGTGGCCAAATCAATGTGGCGCCGATTATTACTAGTGAGATTAAATTAGACGATATTATCACGGATGGTTTTGATGTTTTGACAACCGACCAATCGCAGGCGAAGATTTTAATTAACCTAACGCAGGAAAAATAA